From the Solanum stenotomum isolate F172 chromosome 4, ASM1918654v1, whole genome shotgun sequence genome, one window contains:
- the LOC125863399 gene encoding transcription factor TGA7-like: MNMSSTSTQFAPTRRMGIFEPFHHMSVWEDAFRGDIMPSVSACMVTPANDRADDKSGYTSSDQLIPSGSEDNQAGKSVSDKVQRRLAQNREAARKSRMRKKAYVQQLEKSNLKLAQLEMELERARQQGLYILGSNGNMGLSSTINPGIAAFEMEYSLWVEEQQKKNVELRNILQSHVSEIELQLLVETVLNHYYNLFRMKADAAKADVFYLISGMWRTSVERFFLWIGGFKPSELINIVMPQLEPLSDQQIVKICNLRHCCQQAEDALTQGMDKLQQTLAQNILTMTTGMGSYSSQMVSSMEKLEALESFVNQADHLRQQTLQQLSLVLTTRQSARGLLAFGEYLQRLRALSSLWAARPREPT; this comes from the exons ATGAACATGAGTTCTACATCAACTCAATTTGCCCCCACAAGAAGGATGGGCATATTCGAACCGTTCCACCATATGAGTGTGTGGGAAGACGCGTTTAGAGGTGACATTATGCCCAGTGTTAGTGCGTGTATGGTCACACCGGCAAATGACAGGGCAGATGACAAG TCGGGATATACTTCTAGTGACCAACTTATACCCTCTGGCTCTGAGGATAATCAAGCAGGAAAGAGTGTTTCAGACAAG GTACAACGGCGTCTAGCACAGAATCGTGAAGCTGCACGTAAAAGCCGTATGAGGAAAAAG GCTTATGTTCAGCAGCTCGAAAAAAGCAATTTGAAGCTAGCACAACTTGAAATGGAACTTGAGAGAGCTCGACAGCAG GGACTGTACATTTTAGGTTCAAATGGTAATATGGGGCTAAGTTCAACAATTAATCCAG GAATAGCTGCATTTGAAATGGAATATAGTCTCTGGGTTGAAGAGCAACAAAAAAAGAACGTAGAGTTGAGGAACATATTGCAATCCCATGTAAGCGAAATAGAGCTCCAGTTGCTGGTAGAAACCGTCTTAAACCACTACTACAATCTCTTCCGAATGAAAGCTGATGCTGCAAAAGCTGATGTGTTTTACTTGATATCTGGGATGTGGAGAACTTCGGTGGAACGCTTTTTCCTCTGGATTGGAGGATTCAAGCCATCTGAACTCATAAAT ATCGTGATGCCACAACTTGAGCCATTGTCAGATCAGCAGATCGTGAAAATCTGTAATCTGCGACACTGTTGTCAGCAAGCCGAGGATGCTCTCACTCAGGGAATGGATAAACTTCAGCAGACTCTGGCACAGAACATCCTAACTATGACCACTGGAATGGGAAGTTACAGTTCTCAAATGGTTTCTAGTATGGAAAAGTTAGAAGCACTCGAGAGTTTCGTTAACCAG GCAGATCACCTTAGACAGCAAACACTACAACAATTGTCACTTGTCCTGACTACACGCCAATCAGCCAGGGGGTTACTCGCGTTTGGGGAGTATCTTCAACGTCTTCGTGCTCTAAGTTCTCTTTGGGCTGCTCGTCCTCGTGAACCTACCTAG
- the LOC125863406 gene encoding pre-mRNA-splicing factor cwf23 codes for MSNLRSICRPQVVYFSITCCCRDLLGKSTVRVSIWNPNSVPQWTKPPVLQSWYHTSSRIETWDHRLNQQRKMVTTSAYNWNDSKSPYETLELEGDADEEQIKVAYRRLAKFYHPDVYNGRGTLEEGETAEARFIKIQAAYELLIDADERRKYDKDNRVNPMKASEAWVEWLMKKRKAFDQRGDMAIAAWAEQQQLELNLKARRLARSKMDPEEERRIIAKERKASVENFNNTLKRHTLVLRKRDIMRRKAEEEKKRVISRLLAAEGLELAEEDDKNL; via the exons ATGAGCAATTTGAGATCTATTTGTAGGCCTCAAGTTGTGTATTTTTCAATTACTTGTTGTTGCAGAGACTTATTGGGAAAATCAACAGTTAGGGTTTCAATTTGGAACCCTAATTCAGTTCCTCAATGGACTAAACCACCGGTGCTGCAATCATGGTATCATACTTCGAGTAGAATTGAAACTTGGGATCATCGATTGAATCAGCAGAGGAAAATGGTGACTACTTCTGCTTATAATTGGAACGATTCAAAGTCTCCCTATGAAACTCTCG AACTAGAAGGGGATGCTGATGaagaacaaataaaagtggCATATAGACGATTGGCGAAGTTTTACCATCCAGATG TTTATAATGGCAGAGGGACTCTTGAGGAAGGAGAAACTGCTGAAGCTCGATTCATTAAGATTCAAGCTGCTTACGAGCTTCTTATAGATGCAGACGAACGGAGAAAATATGATAAAGACAATCGAGTAAACCCCATGAAG GCATCCGAAGCATGGGTGGAGTGGCTTATGAAAAAGCGAAAAGCATTTGACCAACGGGGTGATATGGCCATTGCTGCATGGGCTGAACAGCAGCAGCTAGAATTAAATCTGAAGGCCCGCCGCCTTGCTCGTTCAAAG ATGGATCCTGAAGAAGAAAGGCGAATCATTGCTAAAGAGAGAAAGGCTTCTGTGGAGAATTTTAATAATACGTTAAAGCGGCATACACTTGTCTTAAGGAAAAGAGATATAATGCGGCGAAAAgcagaggaagaaaagaaaagagtcaTTAGCAGGCTTCTGGCTGCTGAAGGTCTGGAGCTTGCGGAGGAGGACGATAAGAATCTATAG
- the LOC125863421 gene encoding phosphopantothenate--cysteine ligase 2-like, whose product MDSMNKTDHAPETPTLKIKAFFESAPPLKDAAEIETKLKEFVDQNSSSGNGKANRVVCVTSGGTTVPLEKRCVRYIDNFSSGHRGSASTEYFLKAGYSVIFLYRRGTCQPFCRSLPDDPLLECFTSTDDSSIQVDPSHAEVVKRAIAENRSAVNGGFLLKLPFTTIFEYLQILRMIAVSLRSLGPSAMFYLAAAVSDFYVPWESMTMHKIQSGSGPLDMRLAQVPKMLYVLRNEWAPVAFCISFKLETDTDILLGKADMALKKYKMHMVVANELQTRKEEVIVVTEQEKITVRRDTTQPGADVEDPLIKLVVDRHSAYIDA is encoded by the exons ATGGATTCAATGAATAAGACTGATCATGCACCAGAAACACCAACACTTAAAATCAAGGCGTTCTTTGAATCAGCTCCACCACTAAAAGATGCTGCTGAAATAGAGACAAAATTGAAGGAATTTGTAGACCAGAATTCATCATCAG GGAATGGAAAAGCAAACAGGGTGGTGTGTGTGACTTCTGGCGGTACAACTGTTCCTTTGGAGAAACGATGTGTTCGTTATATTGATAACTTTAGCTCTGGTCATAGAGGATCTGCTTCCACAGA GTACTTTTTGAAGGCTGGTTATTCTGTCATCTTTCTGTATCGTAG GGGAACCTGCCAGCCATTTTGCAGATCACTGCCTGACGATCCATTGCTCGAGTGTTTTACTTCAACTGATGATTCAAGTATTCAAG TGGACCCATCTCATGCTGAAGTGGTGAAGAGAGCCATTGCTGAAAATCGTTCT GCAGTTAATGGCGGTTTCCTGCTGAAATTACCGTTTAcaacaatttttgaatatttacaG ATTCTTCGGATGATAGCTGTCTCTTTAAGGAGCCTTGGTCCTAGTGCTATGTTCTATCTTGCAGCTGCAGTTTCTGATTTCTATGTACCGTGGGAGAGCATG ACGATGCATAAGATCCAGTCAGGATCTGGTCCTTTGGACATGCGGCTTGCTCAAGTACCGAAGATGCTTTATGTGCTTAGAAATGAGTGGGCACCTGTGGCTTTCTGCATATCTTTCAAG CTGGAGACAGACACAGATATCCTTTTAGGGAAGGCTGATATGGCCCTCAAAAAGTACAAGATGCATATGGTGGTAGCTAATGAACTTCAAACTCGTAAAGAGGAAGTTATAGTTGTCACAGAGCAGGAAAAAATCACAGTTCGTAGAGACACAACTCAGCCTGGGGCTGATGTCGAAGATCCATTGATTAAGCTTGTTGTGGACAGACATTCAGCATACATCGATGCATGA
- the LOC125863409 gene encoding ATP synthase delta chain, chloroplastic yields MAALQQTPITFQSRSPPPTQLITGTVAKLSFSGGLKLPKLTLKLRSKRTSRRGRGGGALGAKMADSAAGSYANALADVAKSNETLEQTTADLEKIEKIFDDDAVYDFFVSPIVSEEKKRELVDEIVSSTGIQPHVANFLNILVDMKRIELIKDIVKEFEKVYNTLTDTELAVVTSVVTLESQHLAQIAKGVQRLTGAKNVRIKTVIDESLVAGFTIRYGNSGSKLIDMSVKKQLEDIAAQLEIGDIQLAV; encoded by the coding sequence ATGGCGGCTCTACAACAAACTCCGATAACTTTCCAATCCCGTTCACCGCCGCCGACTCAACTCATCACCGGAACCGTTGCAAAGCTCTCCTTCTCCGGCGGCCTCAAGCTCCCAAAACTCACTCTCAAACTCCGATCCAAACGCACCTCCCGCCGCGGCCGCGGCGGCGGTGCTCTCGGAGCAAAAATGGCAGATTCCGCCGCCGGTAGCTACGCGAACGCTCTCGCCGACGTAGCTAAATCCAACGAAACACTAGAACAAACCACCGCAGATCTCGAAAAGATCGAGAAAATCTTCGACGACGATGCGGTTTACGATTTCTTCGTAAGCCCTATCGTAAGCGAAGAGAAGAAACGTGAACTTGTAGACGAGATCGTTTCATCTACAGGCATTCAACCACACGTTGCGAATTTTCTCAACATCCTTGTGGATATGAAGAGAATTGAATTAATCAAAGATATTGTTAAAGAGTTTGAGAAAGTTTACAATACCTTGACGGATACTGAACTTGCTGTGGTGACTTCAGTGGTGACACTGGAATCGCAACATTTAGCACAGATCGCAAAAGGAGTTCAACGATTAACCGGAGCGAAAAATGTGAGAATCAAAACAGTGATTGATGAATCTCTTGTTGCTGGATTTACAATAAGGTATGGAAATTCAGGATCCAAATTGATTGATATGAGTGTGAAGAAACAACTTGAAGATATTGCTGCACAGCTTGAAATTGGGGATATTCAATTAGCTGTATAA